A genomic segment from Ornithorhynchus anatinus isolate Pmale09 chromosome 16, mOrnAna1.pri.v4, whole genome shotgun sequence encodes:
- the ATP5IF1 gene encoding ATPase inhibitor, mitochondrial encodes MAAAATATRLGVCGIRALQARGYGSDAGQLGELGKGAGKGGGGGGSIREAGGAFGKKQAAEEERYFREKGQEQLAALKKHHEEEISHHKMEIERLQKEIERHKHKIKKLHGDD; translated from the exons atggcggcggcggcgacggcgacGCGGTTGGGGGTGTGCGGCATCAGGGCCCTGCAGGCCCGCGGCTACGGCTCCGACGCCGGCCAG CTCGGGGAGCTGGGCAAAGGGGCCGgcaaaggcggcggcggcggcggctccatCCGCGAAGCGGGCGGCGCTTTCGGCAAgaagcaggcggcagaggaggagcGCTACTTCAG GGAAAAAGGGCAGGAGCAGCTAGCTGCCTTGAAGAAACACCACGAGGAGGAGATCTCTCACCACAAGATGGAGATCGAGCGCCTGCAGAAAGAGATCGAGCGCCATAAGCACAAGATTAAGAAGCTCCACGGTGATGACTGA